A genomic region of Hyalangium minutum contains the following coding sequences:
- a CDS encoding sigma-54-dependent transcriptional regulator: MPGRILIVEDEREMRVMLEKGLTRRGFEPRACETADDALAALSAEDFDTVLTDLRMPGMSGLALCERIVLNRPDIPVVVVTAFGSMETAVAAIRAGAYDFITKPVDLDALVLLLERAVRHRALREEVRRLRQALGREGEADGLVGQSPALRQAYALIERVADVDTTVLITGESGTGKEVAARALHTRGRRRGGPFVALNCAAMPEPLLESELFGHMKGAFTDARTTRTGLFVQAHGGTLFLDEVGELPLSLQPKLLRALQERRVRPVGGSEEVEFDARIVAATNRDLELAVEEGRFREDLYYRLNVINLELPPLRARGNDVLLLSQHFVEHFATRTGKRVLGLSPAAAQKLLGYSWPGNVRELQNCIERAVALTSFEQLTVDDLPERVRSYSTPQVMHEVPDMSELVTLEEVERRYIHRVLEAVGGSRTLAARILGVDRKTLYRKLHRGENEEPSS, encoded by the coding sequence ATGCCAGGTCGCATCCTGATCGTCGAAGACGAACGCGAGATGCGCGTGATGTTGGAGAAGGGGCTGACTCGCCGAGGCTTCGAGCCGCGCGCGTGCGAGACAGCGGATGACGCGCTCGCGGCCCTGAGCGCGGAGGACTTCGACACCGTCCTCACGGACCTCCGGATGCCGGGGATGAGCGGGCTGGCGCTGTGCGAGCGCATCGTCCTCAACCGGCCGGACATCCCTGTGGTGGTGGTGACGGCCTTCGGGAGCATGGAGACAGCGGTGGCGGCCATCCGCGCCGGGGCCTACGACTTCATCACCAAGCCGGTGGACCTGGACGCGCTGGTACTGCTGCTGGAGCGCGCCGTGCGGCACCGCGCCCTGCGCGAGGAGGTGCGGCGGCTGCGCCAGGCGCTCGGCCGGGAGGGAGAGGCCGATGGACTGGTGGGCCAGAGCCCGGCGCTGCGCCAGGCCTATGCCCTCATCGAGCGCGTGGCGGACGTGGACACCACCGTGCTGATTACGGGCGAGAGCGGCACGGGCAAGGAGGTGGCGGCCCGAGCGCTTCACACACGAGGCCGGCGCCGCGGCGGGCCCTTCGTGGCGCTCAACTGCGCGGCCATGCCCGAGCCGCTCCTGGAGAGCGAGCTGTTCGGCCACATGAAGGGCGCCTTCACCGACGCCCGGACCACTCGCACGGGCCTCTTCGTCCAGGCCCACGGCGGCACCCTCTTCCTGGACGAGGTGGGTGAGCTGCCGCTGAGCCTCCAGCCCAAGCTGCTGCGCGCGCTGCAGGAGCGCCGCGTACGCCCCGTGGGCGGCAGCGAGGAAGTGGAGTTCGACGCGCGCATCGTCGCCGCCACCAACAGGGACTTGGAGCTGGCGGTGGAGGAGGGCCGCTTCCGCGAGGACCTGTACTACCGGCTCAACGTCATCAACCTCGAGCTGCCGCCGCTCCGGGCCCGAGGCAATGACGTGCTGCTGCTCTCCCAGCACTTCGTGGAGCACTTCGCCACTCGCACTGGCAAGCGCGTGCTGGGCCTGAGCCCCGCCGCCGCGCAGAAGCTCTTGGGCTACAGCTGGCCCGGCAACGTGCGCGAGCTGCAGAACTGCATCGAGCGCGCCGTGGCCCTCACCTCCTTCGAGCAGCTCACCGTGGATGACTTGCCCGAGCGCGTCCGCAGCTACTCCACGCCCCAAGTCATGCACGAGGTCCCGGACATGTCCGAGCTGGTGACGCTGGAGGAGGTGGAGCGCCGCTACATCCACCGCGTCCTCGAGGCGGTCGGCGGCAGCCGGACGCTGGCCGCGCGCATCCTCGGCGTGGACCGCAAGACGCTCTACCGCAAGCTCCACCGCGGCGAGAACGAAGAGCCCTCCTCCTGA
- a CDS encoding sigma 54-interacting transcriptional regulator — protein MQDKPPHPEDPARQTLPHAQLGGQEPGRFRRFRLTVVEGTMVGATWESSADRGSVGSHPRNDFVLDEPTISRFHCELQAGPEGVTVRDMSSLNGVIVDGVRVKEAILRGGSLLHLGALVVRFDFSPESNQLRISEQTRFGTLVGTSVAMRAAFYLLEKAAASDATVLLEGETGTGKSQAAQALHEASPRKDRPFLVVDCTALPSQLLESELFGHERGAFTGAVSRRVGAFEEAAGGTIFLDEVGELPAELQPKLLHVLQDRQVRRVGSNVWQKVNVRIIAATHRNLRWLVNTGGFRADLFYRLAVVRIVMPGLRQRLEDLREVALAVLASLGASEEQRHALLSPEVLTRLQQWAWPGNVRELRNYLERCMVFEEAPSPSGDTNWSPSATGFPVDLSVPFTEARRQALMDFEHRYLSLLMETHQGHQTQAATAARMDRVYLYRLLRRHGIKR, from the coding sequence ATGCAAGACAAACCACCGCACCCGGAGGACCCGGCACGACAGACCTTGCCGCACGCCCAGCTGGGGGGGCAGGAACCGGGCCGCTTCCGCCGCTTCCGCCTCACGGTGGTGGAGGGCACCATGGTGGGCGCCACCTGGGAGTCCTCGGCGGATCGGGGCTCGGTGGGCTCGCATCCCCGGAATGACTTCGTGCTGGATGAGCCCACCATCTCGCGCTTTCACTGCGAGCTGCAGGCGGGGCCCGAGGGCGTCACCGTCCGGGATATGAGCAGCCTCAACGGCGTCATCGTGGATGGGGTGAGGGTGAAGGAGGCGATTCTGCGAGGAGGAAGCCTGCTGCACCTGGGCGCTCTCGTGGTGCGCTTCGACTTCAGCCCCGAGAGCAACCAGCTGCGCATCTCGGAGCAGACGCGCTTTGGCACGCTGGTGGGCACCTCGGTGGCCATGCGCGCGGCCTTCTATCTGCTGGAGAAGGCTGCGGCGAGCGACGCCACCGTGCTGCTGGAGGGCGAGACAGGCACGGGCAAGAGCCAGGCCGCGCAGGCGCTGCACGAGGCCAGCCCGCGCAAGGACAGACCCTTCCTCGTGGTGGACTGCACGGCCCTGCCGTCGCAGCTGTTGGAGAGCGAGCTGTTTGGTCACGAGCGGGGCGCCTTCACGGGCGCGGTGAGCCGCCGCGTGGGGGCCTTCGAGGAGGCAGCCGGCGGCACCATCTTCCTGGACGAGGTGGGAGAGCTGCCCGCGGAGCTTCAGCCCAAGCTGCTTCATGTGCTGCAGGACCGGCAGGTGCGGCGGGTGGGCTCCAACGTCTGGCAGAAGGTGAACGTCCGCATCATCGCGGCCACCCACCGCAACCTGCGCTGGCTGGTGAACACCGGCGGCTTCCGGGCGGATCTCTTCTATCGCCTCGCGGTGGTGCGCATCGTCATGCCGGGGCTGCGGCAGCGGCTGGAGGATCTCCGGGAGGTGGCGCTCGCGGTGCTGGCCTCGCTGGGGGCCTCGGAGGAGCAGCGGCACGCGCTGCTCAGCCCCGAGGTGCTCACGCGGCTGCAGCAGTGGGCCTGGCCGGGCAACGTGCGGGAGCTGCGCAACTACCTGGAGCGCTGCATGGTGTTCGAGGAGGCGCCCTCCCCGTCCGGGGACACGAACTGGAGCCCCTCGGCCACGGGCTTCCCGGTGGACCTGAGCGTCCCGTTCACCGAGGCGCGGCGGCAGGCCCTGATGGACTTCGAGCACCGCTACCTCTCGCTGCTGATGGAGACGCATCAAGGCCACCAGACCCAGGCCGCCACCGCCGCGCGCATGGATCGGGTGTACCTGTACCGGTTGCTGCGGCGTCACGGCATCAAGCGCTGA
- a CDS encoding serine/threonine-protein kinase — MTSLYGAELAAGAWVERWKIESRAAQGGSSILYRARHTTSGQSAALKVLRAEYGFSASALRRFHQEAALLARVRHPHVVELYGSGELEDGRPWLAMAWVEGSTLAQWLEARGRLEAAEVLPLLEQLCGALEAVHAAGLVHRDLNARNVLVRRGSGPPQVVLVDFGIARSLEPLVGSPDTSTGRVLGTPLALAPEQIRGGTVDARTDLYALGVLLYQLLCGQPPFRSGDVAELMDQHLSAPVPPLAPLAPVPPAVEAVVRRCLEKLPEARFKSAGQVLEALREALQPAAHSVASSRAAALYLELVAAPGASFEALERLDVLWEQALRSLEAGGFSVKTQGAGMILATAPLPALPHPERLERTRLLALARKLGQGLEAARQGEALQVTLTLHVSQASGPELLSPARWALSGPGVHATEAAREGCEHGPDGS; from the coding sequence ATGACGTCTCTGTATGGCGCCGAGCTGGCCGCCGGGGCCTGGGTGGAGCGGTGGAAGATCGAGAGCCGCGCCGCGCAAGGGGGCTCGAGCATCCTCTACCGTGCGCGGCACACGACCAGCGGCCAGTCCGCGGCCCTCAAGGTGCTGCGCGCCGAGTATGGCTTCTCCGCCTCGGCGCTGCGCCGCTTCCACCAGGAGGCGGCGCTCCTGGCGCGCGTCCGCCACCCGCACGTGGTCGAGCTGTATGGCTCGGGAGAGCTGGAGGATGGCCGCCCCTGGCTGGCCATGGCGTGGGTGGAGGGCAGCACGTTGGCCCAGTGGCTGGAGGCTCGGGGCCGGCTGGAGGCCGCCGAGGTACTCCCGCTCCTCGAGCAGCTCTGCGGCGCGCTGGAGGCCGTGCATGCCGCGGGGCTCGTTCACCGCGATCTCAATGCGCGCAACGTGCTGGTGCGCCGGGGCTCGGGGCCCCCTCAGGTGGTCCTGGTGGATTTTGGCATCGCCCGCTCCCTGGAGCCTCTCGTGGGCTCGCCCGACACCAGCACCGGCCGGGTGTTGGGCACCCCGCTGGCGCTGGCCCCCGAGCAGATCCGCGGCGGCACGGTGGATGCCCGCACGGACCTGTATGCCCTGGGCGTGCTGCTGTACCAGCTGCTCTGCGGGCAGCCCCCCTTCCGCTCCGGCGACGTGGCCGAGCTGATGGATCAACACCTCTCGGCGCCTGTCCCACCCCTGGCCCCCTTGGCTCCGGTGCCTCCTGCTGTCGAGGCGGTGGTGCGGCGCTGTCTGGAGAAGCTGCCCGAGGCACGCTTCAAGAGCGCGGGCCAGGTGCTGGAGGCGCTGCGCGAGGCGCTCCAGCCCGCCGCGCACTCCGTGGCTTCCTCGCGCGCCGCAGCGCTCTACCTCGAGCTTGTCGCCGCCCCTGGCGCCAGCTTCGAGGCGCTGGAGCGGCTGGATGTGCTGTGGGAGCAGGCCTTGCGCTCCCTGGAGGCGGGAGGGTTCAGCGTGAAGACGCAGGGCGCGGGGATGATCCTCGCCACGGCTCCGTTGCCCGCGCTCCCTCACCCAGAGCGCCTGGAGCGGACCCGCCTGCTCGCGCTGGCGCGGAAGCTGGGGCAGGGCCTGGAGGCGGCGCGCCAGGGAGAGGCTCTCCAGGTGACGCTGACCCTGCATGTCTCCCAGGCATCAGGTCCGGAGCTGCTCTCCCCGGCTCGCTGGGCCCTTTCCGGCCCCGGCGTGCATGCCACCGAGGCCGCACGGGAAGGGTGCGAGCACGGCCCGGACGGATCCTGA
- a CDS encoding serine/threonine-protein kinase — protein sequence MRCLSCHRRLPPGLPCPAHGTPPVIEEAPEALLPLPPGYERRELVGRGGFSQVVAALDREGREVALKLARARGDRRFAREAQALRRLGAPTVPLLLGEGVHEGRPFLVLELLRGQTLAELLATHPEPAALPPEEAVRWMLLILEAVARLHEAGLVHRDLKPENLFLREQGSVALVDLGLTREVGTAAEPSSSEPETLPEERPGTLLYMAPELSAGPVPAEPSADVYALGVVFFELLTGRPPFIGDVAEVLRGHASLRAPRLGSLRPEAAAWEPFVARCLAKEPAHRYLHAAEALEALRRLAVPGLSAVPEPAPGSSAPVSRPRERLVALLAVQAGAPLPEVSAALAAEGGVLARVHRELYVAAFPEALSPAAGLKAAAHAALRWGRGPRLIHLAELQVHMGRAGTRLSGAALEQAPLWWARLPPGEHPWISAEAAPWMEPGEWLDGEAGFHRLREVDGARGGAGEAPPAPLVGREPLLAALEARAQASLGRRQPALVVLESGPGLGRSRLLEALAQRLVSRPPVQVVRLGARPADSETLETLPRALLALAPEPVAEEELSRALSLPPDARRQTLARLAARALRQRAAQGPVALLLDDAGHMDTATLDAVVQATSAEEVVPLWICLASAPGLLALRPALAERAGPEGVWELPPLTAEDSQQLLRALLWPVEYVPQALLEQLAALAGDVPRHLEELVRALQATGAVRRTPGGAWELALEAVPLGSAGRVLAPLAAQALAALPSPLQTLARLGAVLGEALSVERLALALAALEQEPELEALAALDAGAGLRRLERAGLLHVEASGRAAFLQPLLREALEAATPPQLRERLHRAALATTREGETANALLRQRARHAAAVGEGALACECWVLLAEKAWRAFRDVEAELACTAALEWVASGDGPLRLRALATRGRVRLRSHRYREACQDVARAAALALELGAHAEAALLLLEQATALDWLEDWEGAQALVERAAEAGRGWEERPPLAPRLALARGRTEARRGSWEPALLLLEQAAREAERSGDTEVLTVALTMWPVGLAYLGRLEEAEALFLRALEHCQARGDMLHLAVVHMNRFALWLSRLDLSRAVEDLQQAQALAHRLAHAQVERFSGFNLAVLLLMVGRVQEAEAAAQRALELGQRYFPESSLGPDRLLLARLCLERAETQEALRHVRWVETHAAPPAESTPALLLALVRQVLAQGEGAAYAHGEWEALLAQARQRCAPFELVDVLLEACGCALRAGAREALQRLLAEASELVTATPALQVRLEAMKARALRT from the coding sequence ATGCGTTGTCTGTCTTGCCATCGCCGCCTGCCTCCAGGTCTGCCCTGCCCCGCTCATGGCACACCGCCAGTCATCGAGGAGGCCCCAGAGGCGCTCCTGCCGCTGCCCCCCGGCTACGAGAGGCGGGAGCTGGTGGGCCGCGGAGGCTTCTCCCAGGTGGTTGCGGCCCTGGATCGGGAAGGCAGGGAGGTGGCCCTCAAGCTGGCCCGCGCTCGTGGAGATCGGCGCTTCGCCCGGGAGGCTCAGGCCCTGCGCCGGCTCGGCGCCCCCACGGTGCCTCTGCTGCTGGGAGAGGGGGTGCATGAGGGCCGGCCGTTCCTGGTGCTCGAGCTGCTCCGGGGCCAAACGCTCGCGGAGCTGCTGGCCACGCACCCCGAGCCGGCCGCGCTGCCCCCCGAGGAGGCTGTGCGGTGGATGCTCCTCATTCTCGAGGCCGTGGCGCGCCTTCATGAGGCCGGGCTCGTGCACCGGGATCTCAAGCCCGAGAACCTCTTTCTCCGCGAGCAGGGGTCTGTCGCGCTGGTGGATCTCGGGCTGACCCGGGAGGTTGGCACTGCCGCGGAGCCGTCCTCGTCCGAGCCGGAGACGCTCCCGGAGGAGCGGCCTGGGACGCTGCTGTACATGGCCCCGGAGCTGTCCGCCGGCCCTGTCCCCGCCGAGCCCTCCGCGGATGTGTATGCCCTGGGGGTGGTCTTCTTCGAGCTGCTCACGGGGAGACCGCCCTTCATCGGCGACGTGGCGGAGGTGCTGCGCGGCCACGCCTCCCTGCGTGCGCCTCGGCTGGGCTCGCTCCGTCCCGAGGCCGCGGCGTGGGAGCCGTTCGTGGCCCGGTGTCTGGCCAAGGAGCCCGCTCACCGCTACCTCCACGCTGCCGAGGCGCTGGAGGCGCTGCGCCGCCTTGCCGTACCGGGGCTGAGCGCCGTTCCGGAGCCAGCCCCCGGGAGCAGCGCTCCGGTGTCGAGGCCGCGCGAGCGCCTTGTGGCGCTGCTCGCCGTGCAGGCCGGGGCCCCTTTGCCCGAGGTGAGCGCCGCGCTGGCCGCCGAGGGAGGTGTGCTGGCGCGGGTCCATCGCGAGCTGTATGTGGCGGCCTTCCCCGAGGCGCTCTCTCCCGCCGCTGGGCTCAAGGCTGCGGCCCACGCCGCGCTGCGTTGGGGGCGTGGGCCCAGGCTCATTCATCTTGCCGAGCTGCAGGTTCACATGGGCCGCGCGGGCACCCGCTTGTCCGGCGCCGCCTTGGAGCAGGCCCCTCTCTGGTGGGCGCGGCTTCCTCCTGGAGAGCACCCCTGGATCTCGGCCGAGGCTGCCCCCTGGATGGAGCCGGGCGAGTGGCTGGACGGAGAGGCGGGCTTCCACAGGTTGCGAGAGGTGGACGGGGCTCGCGGAGGGGCGGGCGAAGCTCCCCCGGCCCCACTCGTGGGCCGGGAGCCCCTGCTCGCCGCGCTGGAGGCTCGGGCCCAGGCGTCGCTCGGGCGCCGCCAGCCTGCACTGGTGGTGCTCGAGAGTGGCCCTGGGCTGGGGCGCTCGCGCTTGCTGGAGGCGCTCGCGCAGCGGTTGGTCTCTCGTCCCCCGGTGCAGGTGGTGCGGCTGGGAGCCCGGCCCGCGGACTCGGAGACGCTGGAGACCTTGCCCCGCGCCCTGCTGGCTCTGGCTCCCGAGCCTGTTGCCGAGGAGGAGCTGTCGCGCGCGCTCTCTCTCCCGCCGGATGCGCGGCGCCAGACGCTGGCCCGGCTCGCGGCGAGGGCCCTCCGCCAGCGCGCGGCTCAGGGGCCTGTGGCCCTGCTGCTGGATGATGCGGGGCACATGGACACCGCCACGCTGGACGCGGTGGTGCAGGCCACGAGCGCCGAGGAGGTCGTGCCCCTGTGGATCTGTCTGGCATCCGCTCCCGGGTTGCTGGCCCTGCGGCCCGCCTTGGCCGAGCGCGCGGGCCCTGAGGGAGTCTGGGAGCTGCCGCCGTTGACGGCCGAGGACTCTCAGCAACTGCTGCGGGCCCTGCTGTGGCCCGTGGAGTACGTGCCTCAGGCCCTGCTGGAGCAGCTCGCGGCCCTCGCCGGAGATGTGCCGCGCCACCTGGAGGAGCTGGTGCGGGCGCTTCAGGCCACGGGGGCCGTGCGCCGCACTCCTGGCGGGGCGTGGGAGCTGGCCCTGGAGGCCGTGCCGCTGGGCTCGGCGGGGAGGGTGCTGGCTCCGCTGGCAGCCCAGGCGCTGGCCGCGTTGCCCTCGCCGCTCCAAACCCTGGCACGCCTGGGGGCGGTGCTGGGCGAGGCGCTCTCCGTGGAGCGGCTGGCCCTGGCGCTCGCCGCGCTGGAGCAGGAGCCGGAGCTGGAGGCGCTGGCCGCGCTGGATGCGGGCGCGGGGCTGCGGCGGCTGGAGCGCGCGGGGTTGCTACACGTGGAGGCCTCGGGCCGTGCGGCCTTCCTCCAGCCGCTGCTGCGTGAGGCGCTGGAGGCGGCCACTCCACCCCAGCTGCGGGAGCGGCTCCACCGCGCCGCGCTGGCCACCACGAGGGAAGGGGAGACGGCGAATGCGCTCTTGCGCCAGCGGGCCCGCCATGCGGCCGCCGTGGGAGAGGGGGCGCTGGCGTGCGAGTGCTGGGTGCTGCTCGCCGAGAAGGCCTGGCGCGCCTTCCGGGACGTGGAGGCGGAGCTGGCCTGCACCGCAGCCCTGGAGTGGGTGGCTTCGGGAGACGGGCCGCTGCGCCTGCGCGCCCTGGCCACCCGGGGCCGGGTGCGTCTGCGCTCTCACCGCTACCGCGAGGCTTGCCAGGACGTCGCCCGCGCTGCCGCCCTGGCCCTGGAGCTGGGCGCCCACGCCGAGGCGGCCCTGCTGCTGCTGGAGCAGGCCACCGCGCTGGACTGGCTGGAGGACTGGGAGGGGGCACAGGCGCTGGTGGAGCGCGCCGCCGAGGCGGGGCGGGGATGGGAAGAGCGGCCGCCGCTGGCGCCGAGGCTCGCTCTGGCACGAGGCCGCACCGAGGCGCGTCGTGGGAGCTGGGAGCCCGCGCTGCTCCTGCTCGAGCAGGCCGCGCGCGAAGCCGAGCGCTCGGGGGACACCGAGGTCCTCACCGTGGCGCTCACCATGTGGCCCGTGGGGCTGGCCTACCTGGGGCGCTTGGAGGAGGCAGAGGCCCTCTTTCTCCGGGCGCTGGAGCACTGCCAGGCCCGTGGAGACATGCTGCACCTGGCCGTCGTCCACATGAACCGCTTCGCGCTCTGGCTCTCCCGGTTGGATCTCTCCCGGGCCGTGGAGGATCTCCAGCAGGCCCAGGCGCTGGCCCACCGGTTGGCGCATGCACAGGTGGAGCGCTTCAGCGGCTTCAACCTCGCCGTGCTCCTGCTCATGGTGGGGCGCGTCCAGGAGGCCGAGGCCGCGGCCCAGCGAGCCCTGGAGCTCGGGCAACGCTACTTCCCCGAGTCCTCGCTGGGGCCAGACCGGCTGTTGCTGGCGAGGCTGTGCCTGGAGCGCGCGGAGACACAGGAGGCGCTGCGGCACGTTCGCTGGGTGGAGACTCACGCCGCGCCCCCTGCGGAGTCCACCCCCGCCCTGCTGCTGGCGCTGGTGCGGCAGGTGCTCGCGCAGGGCGAGGGCGCTGCATATGCCCACGGGGAGTGGGAGGCGCTGCTGGCCCAGGCTCGCCAGCGGTGTGCCCCCTTCGAGCTGGTGGATGTGTTGCTGGAGGCCTGTGGCTGTGCGCTCCGCGCGGGTGCCCGGGAAGCGCTCCAGCGGTTGCTGGCCGAGGCCAGTGAGCTTGTCACCGCAACACCCGCACTCCAGGTAAGGCTGGAGGCGATGAAGGCCCGCGCCCTGCGCACGTGA
- a CDS encoding SBBP repeat-containing protein has product MNLAGVVLCVLAVSPAASHKEEKSKPPAESASPWPEGHPALQLYPPGETVPLAAERKNSRGFSPAFVPSSVGNGLAWIKQMGGSSTEVAQAAAATVQGVYVAGSADGSFNGNTHVGNNDFIVAKVNPNNAVLWTRQYGSPAQDYATGVATYSVTSPHSIYVGGYSAGSMDGNPKVGSAFDGVLMKLDEYGNQQWVRQLNSTNNASDQIFAVATDKLGNVYAAGNTIGTLSGQTPQGLADMFLAKYNPSGVLQWVRQVGTAKNDYARGVAADSEGNIYLAGHSFGSLGGPNQNPSLLTSDMVLIKYDTNGNLVWKRQMGTTTSESVSGVATSRQLNGAIAIYVVGYTSAAYDGQSHSGGTDIFMTQFDKLGNKLWSRQKGTAGNDYPNGLASDGGANLYVAGRTDYDMDTNTPETSRNVFLMKYSAGGVWLFHKQLGSINLLNPMMMDDEGFGVAADINDNVYVAGGTFGEFTNPVTVNGGNDKSDLLVVKYTVGCQDTFTANQCSIGYGWGDPHMVTFDRLSYDFQGAGEFILTKSATGGSFEVQARMEPWYNGASVTVMRAVATRVGADRVGFYQNSTPFVKVNGAGVTLGNGELVPLPGGGRLYRKDAWTYVVYYPGEDRMIVTDVSGSYMNVDFSLSLARMGTLQGLLGNFNGNASDDFRLRNGTSLGSFLTFAQLYTGTNSLASSWRVTTAESLFDYALNMTTSSFTLEDFPLMPVTTASLSPEEREAAEAVCREAGVESFFLLDSCILDVAVTGDHAFAQGAVLAQNRESQSGGGHLPPPVVGPQTIYFAHFNETVGEEWSPGSLSMTPKGEKIFLGEYGEQEAALHLSRLPEHTQITVSFDLLILQGWDGDGPYGPNLWGFTVDGKEVFESTFSNTNSTQSYPKPGSRHGSGAESVNALGYPSGDSLYKMKFTFEHTARDLSLNFYAKGLSGLTGESWGLDGVEVQVR; this is encoded by the coding sequence ATGAATCTGGCAGGAGTTGTGTTGTGTGTGCTGGCAGTGTCGCCTGCGGCATCTCACAAAGAGGAGAAGAGCAAGCCGCCCGCGGAGAGCGCGAGTCCGTGGCCCGAGGGCCACCCGGCGCTGCAACTGTACCCACCGGGTGAGACCGTGCCGCTCGCGGCGGAGCGGAAGAACTCGCGTGGGTTCAGCCCCGCCTTTGTCCCGAGTAGCGTGGGCAATGGGCTGGCGTGGATCAAGCAGATGGGGGGCAGCTCGACGGAGGTGGCCCAAGCCGCGGCCGCGACGGTGCAGGGCGTCTACGTGGCGGGCTCCGCGGATGGCAGCTTCAATGGCAACACCCATGTCGGAAACAATGACTTCATCGTCGCCAAGGTGAATCCAAACAACGCAGTGCTCTGGACGCGGCAGTATGGTTCACCGGCTCAGGATTATGCGACGGGGGTGGCTACGTACTCCGTGACGAGCCCTCACTCCATCTATGTCGGGGGTTACTCCGCGGGCTCCATGGATGGCAACCCCAAGGTAGGCAGCGCGTTCGATGGCGTCCTGATGAAGCTGGACGAGTACGGCAACCAGCAATGGGTCCGGCAGTTGAACTCCACGAACAATGCCAGCGATCAGATCTTCGCAGTGGCCACGGACAAGCTCGGCAACGTCTATGCCGCTGGCAACACGATAGGCACGCTGAGCGGGCAGACCCCCCAGGGGCTCGCCGACATGTTCCTGGCGAAGTACAACCCCAGCGGGGTGCTGCAGTGGGTCCGGCAGGTGGGGACCGCGAAGAACGATTACGCGCGGGGCGTGGCGGCTGACTCGGAGGGCAACATCTACCTGGCGGGGCACTCGTTTGGTTCGCTGGGAGGCCCCAACCAGAATCCCTCGCTGCTCACCTCGGACATGGTGCTCATCAAGTATGACACCAACGGGAACTTGGTGTGGAAGCGGCAGATGGGGACCACCACCTCCGAGAGTGTCAGCGGCGTCGCCACCTCGCGGCAGCTCAACGGCGCGATTGCCATCTACGTGGTGGGGTACACGTCCGCCGCGTACGACGGGCAGTCGCACAGCGGCGGGACCGACATCTTCATGACGCAGTTCGACAAGTTGGGCAACAAGCTGTGGTCCCGTCAGAAGGGGACGGCGGGGAATGACTACCCGAACGGGCTGGCCTCCGACGGAGGCGCGAACCTCTACGTCGCGGGCCGCACGGACTACGACATGGACACCAACACCCCAGAGACCAGCCGGAACGTCTTCCTGATGAAGTACAGCGCGGGCGGAGTGTGGCTGTTCCACAAGCAGCTGGGGTCCATCAACCTGCTGAACCCGATGATGATGGATGATGAGGGGTTCGGCGTCGCGGCGGATATCAATGACAACGTCTACGTCGCGGGCGGGACGTTTGGCGAGTTCACCAACCCGGTGACTGTCAACGGAGGGAACGACAAGTCGGATCTGCTGGTGGTCAAGTACACGGTGGGCTGCCAGGACACCTTCACCGCGAACCAATGCTCGATTGGGTATGGGTGGGGAGATCCGCACATGGTGACGTTCGATCGCCTGAGCTATGACTTCCAGGGCGCCGGAGAGTTCATCCTGACGAAGAGCGCCACGGGCGGCTCGTTCGAGGTCCAGGCCCGGATGGAGCCCTGGTACAACGGGGCCTCTGTCACGGTGATGAGGGCGGTGGCGACCCGGGTGGGCGCGGATCGCGTGGGCTTCTATCAGAACAGCACTCCGTTCGTGAAGGTCAACGGGGCGGGCGTGACACTCGGGAATGGCGAGCTGGTGCCGCTGCCCGGAGGAGGGCGCCTCTACCGCAAGGACGCCTGGACCTACGTCGTCTACTACCCGGGAGAGGACCGGATGATCGTCACGGACGTCTCGGGCTCCTACATGAACGTCGACTTCAGCCTCTCCCTGGCGCGCATGGGGACGCTGCAAGGATTGCTGGGCAACTTCAACGGGAACGCGTCGGATGACTTCCGGTTGAGGAATGGCACGTCTCTGGGCTCCTTCCTGACGTTCGCCCAGCTCTACACGGGCACCAACAGCCTTGCGTCCAGCTGGCGCGTCACCACGGCGGAGTCCTTGTTTGACTATGCGCTGAACATGACCACGAGCTCGTTCACCTTGGAGGACTTCCCGTTGATGCCCGTCACGACGGCGAGCCTGTCGCCCGAGGAGCGGGAGGCGGCTGAGGCCGTCTGCAGGGAGGCGGGCGTCGAGAGCTTCTTCCTGCTCGACAGCTGCATCCTGGATGTGGCGGTCACGGGGGATCATGCGTTCGCGCAAGGCGCGGTGCTGGCGCAGAACCGGGAGTCCCAGTCCGGCGGTGGCCACCTGCCTCCTCCCGTGGTGGGGCCCCAGACGATCTACTTCGCTCACTTCAACGAGACGGTGGGGGAGGAGTGGTCCCCCGGCAGCCTGAGCATGACCCCCAAGGGAGAGAAGATCTTCCTGGGCGAGTACGGAGAGCAGGAGGCCGCTCTCCACCTGAGCAGGCTGCCCGAGCACACCCAGATCACCGTGAGCTTTGATCTGCTCATTCTCCAGGGGTGGGACGGCGATGGCCCCTACGGCCCCAACCTCTGGGGGTTCACGGTGGATGGCAAGGAGGTGTTCGAGTCCACGTTCTCCAACACCAACAGCACCCAGTCCTACCCCAAGCCCGGGAGCAGGCACGGCAGCGGGGCGGAGTCCGTCAACGCGCTGGGGTACCCCAGCGGAGACTCGCTCTACAAGATGAAGTTCACCTTCGAGCACACAGCGCGTGACCTGTCCCTGAACTTCTACGCGAAGGGGCTCTCCGGGCTCACGGGCGAGTCCTGGGGCCTGGATGGTGTCGAGGTGCAGGTGCGGTAA